GACAAGCCGCATTTTCTGCCCGTGATTCCGGGCGGCCGTTACGTGGAGGAATGTTTGCTGAATCGCCTGCGCGCCCGCACCGGCATTGCCGGGCTGGCGCCGCTGCACCGGCTCGACCGCGAGACCGCGGGCCTTGTCGTTTTCTCCGTCAATCCGGAAACGCGCGGGGCTTATCATGGGCTGTTCATGCGCGCAGCCGTGGAGAAGATTTATCACGCACTGGCAGAGCTGAATCAGCCGCCGCCGGAAAACCACTGGACCGTCGAAAACCGGATCGTCCGCGGCGAGCCGCGCTTCCGCATGAAAACCGTGCCGGGCACCGTCAATGCCCGCTCGCACATCCAGCTCGTGGAAATGAAGGACAACCGGGGCCTGTTCCGCTTGCAACCGGTGACCGGCAAAACCCACCAGCTGCGGCTGCACATGAGCGGCCTGGGATTCGGGATCATCAACGACCGGGTTTATCCCGATCTGCAACCGGAACGCGACGATGATTTCGACCGGCCGCTCCAGCTGCTGGCCAGGGAAATCCGGTTCCACGACCCCATCGCGGGCATGGACAGGGAATTTCGTTCAGAGCGGAAACTTCTTTGGTGATTTCGTAAAAAAAAACGGCGGGTTCAGTATGAACCCGCCGTTTTTTATTCAACGATTGCCAGGCTATTTCTTGACTGCCTCTTTGGCGTCCTCGACGGCCGCGTCGATCTTCTTGCCGGCCTGTTCCATCGGTCCTTCGGGTTTGGTGGCTTCCTGGATTTTCTCCTGGGCCTTATCGACGGTCTGGTCGATTTGCGCGCCGAGCTTCTCGGCCGGGCCTTTTTGCTCGCAAGCAACAAGTCCTGCCGCCATCAACAGGCCGGCGGACAACACGCACAACTTTTTCAACGTCGACATACGCATGCTCCTTGATTACGAGGTTGTTGGATCATGGGGCGCTCCTTACCGGGCAGCAGCCAAGCGCACCGTATCCGGAAGATTACTTGGCGTTATTCTTATCCTTGTCCGGCTCTGCTTCCGGGCGTTTCTTTTCTTTCTTGTCGTCCTTTTTTCCGGATTCGCCGAGCGATCCGCCGGCCTTCTTCAGCTCCTGGCCCATGCCCTTGAGCATCTCGCCGAAGTTGTTTCCCACCTTCTTGGCGCTGTCATCCAGGCTGGTGTCGTCGGCGGCCAGGGCCGGACCGGCCGCGAGGCCGGCGACGGTGAGACAACCCGCGATCCACCACGCCCGCAGGCGGCGCATTGTATGAAGACGTTTCGCGCTGGCCATGGCGTTACGGCTTCGCCCCGGACTCGGCCGGTGCCGGTGCCGCGGGCGCGGCTTCCGCTTCCGGCGCCGGCTTCAGCACAATCTCGACACGGCGGTTGCGCTGCTTGTTCTCCGGGCTGTCATTGGGCGCCACCGGGTGATACTCGGAAAAACCCAGGGATTCGAGCCGCTTCGGATTGATGTGGTGTTTGGTCTCGATGTAGCGCGCCACGGCCGAGGCGCGCGCGGCGGAGAGTTCCCAGTTCGAGGGATATTTCGCCTTCAGCTTGTCGCTGATCGGCGTGTCGTCGGTGTGACCCTCGACGCGGATGATGTCGCTGCTGTCCGCGATGACCTCCACCAGCTTGTCGAGCACCGCCATGCCCTCCGGCAATATATTGGCGCTGCCGGAGCGGAACACGATCTTGTCCAGCATGCGCACCGTGAGCTGGCCGCGCAGCTGTTCGATCTCCACGCTCTTGTCCGCGAGTTCCTGCTGCATGCGATCACGCAGAACGTTTTCCTGCTTCTGCACGGCCTCGAGCTTCTGCTTATTGGCCTCCGCGATCTTGCGATGGACATCGAGTTCCTGGTTGACCACGGTGAGCCTGGTCTCGGTTTCGCTGCGCGCGGCATTGCAGGCCGCGAGTTCGTTCTTCGCGCGCGACTCACAGGCCGCCAGTTCGGCTGACTTCTCTTCGAAGGTCGAGGTCGAGACGCAACCGGTCAGGATCGTGCCGGCCGCGAGCAGAAAATACAATGAGTGTTTCATTATTAACCTCCGCATTTTTGAGGCATGGGACTTGGGGGCTTTTGTGCGGTCCGCACTGTACCAGAACCGGCGGGCCATATCGCGCCAGCCGTCGGGGCAATTCAACACGGCGTCGTCCGCGAAAGAACCGTGGTAAATCGGCCGCAGACCCCCTCTCCGGGGCCAACGTCGCGCGACGGCCGGTTAAGAAATATTTAGGGATTCCTGAGCCAAGATTTAGCAACGGTCAATCGGCCGCCTGCATAAACTCTCTCCGAACCATAACCCTGTACGAGGAGACCACCCATGAAATCGCACAAATGGCTGTACCCCCTGCTGTTGCCGCTGGTCCTGTTCAGCCTTTCCGCCCCGGCCGCCGAAGCGCCGGTGGACGGGAAAACCTTCGAGCGCGGACGCTACCTGATCGTGGCCGGCGGCTGCAATGACTGTCACACCCCCGGCTATCCCGAATCGAACGGCAAGACGCCGCAGGCCGCATGGCTCGCCGGCAATGCCGTGGGTTTCCAGGGGCCGTGGGGAACAACCTATCCGGCGAACCTGAGGCTCACCGTGCAGAAACTGACCGAGGCGCAGTGGCTGGCGCGCGCGCGCCAGCCGATGCGCCCGCCGATGCCGTGGTTCAACCTGCGCGAGATGACCGACGCCGACCTGGTCGCGATGTACCGCTTCATCCGCACGCTCGGGCCGGCGGGTGTACCGGCGCCTGCCGCGGCCGCGCCGGGCGTGGCGGTGATGACACCCTACATCGAGTTCGTGCCGAAAAACCTGCCCAAGCACGCGAGCCGGTAGGCTCGCCACACCTGATTCGAAAGGAGAGCAAATCATGTCCCAGCACATTCAATGGCCGGTCAAGACCCGGGAACTGCACAGCCACCATTTCGATTCCACCATCTGGAACGACTTCCGGTTCCGCGACGATGACATCGTCATCGCCACCTACGCCAAGTCCGGCACCACCTGGATGCAGCAGATGGTGGCGCAGATGCTGTTCGGCGGCGACCCTGACCTGCCGGTGGCCGAGCTCTCGCCCTGGCTCGACCTGCGCGTGCCGCCCAAGGAGATCAAGCTGCCGGCGGTGGAGGCGCAGACGCACCGGCGCATCATCAAGACCCATCTGCCGGTGGACGCGCTGGTGTTCTCGCCGAAGGCGAAATACATCTACGTCGCGCGCGACGGCCGTGACGTGGTGTGGAGCATGTACAACCACCACGCCAACGCCAATGCCGCCTGGTACGCGGCGCTGAACGACACCCCCGGTCGCGTCGGCCCGCCGATCGCGCCACCGCCCGCCGACATCCGCCAGTACTGGCGCGAGTGGATGGACCAAGACGGGCACCCGTTCTGGCCGTTCTGGGACAATCTCCGCAGCTGGTGGGCGATCCGCCACCTGCCCAACGTGCTGATCGTGCATTTCAACGATCTGAAAAGCGACATGGAGGGCGAGATGCGCCGCATCGCGCGCTTCCTCGGCATCGCCATCGACGAAGCGCGCTGGCCGGACATCGTGCGCTATTGCCGCTTCGACTGGATGAAGCAGAACGCCGCCAAGAGCGTGCCGCTCGGCGGCGCCTTCTGGGACGGCGGCGCCCAGGTGTTCATCAACAAGGGCGTGAACGGCCGCTGGACCGACACGCTGACCGCCGCCGACAACGCCGAGTACGAGGCGTGTGCGGCGCGCGAGCTGGGGCCGGAGTGCGCCCGCTGGCTCGCCCACGGCAGCGCGGCGCTCGACCTGCGCCGGACCGGGACCTGAAGCCAATGCCGGCGTGCCGGCCGGTCGTGTAGACTTTCCGCCCGGGAGAATCCGCAAGGAGAGACACATGCCGGCCGCACGCCGCATCGATACCGCCAAACCGCGCTGCGCCTGGTGCGGCACCGACCCGCTGTACATGCGCTACCACGACGAGGAATGGGGCGTGCCGGTGCACGACGAGCGCAAGCATTTCGAATTCCTGATCCTGGAAGGCGCGCAGGCCGGGCTGTCGTGGATCACCATCCTGCGCAAGCGCGAGAATTACCGCGAAGCCTTCGCGGGCTTCAATCCCGAACGCGTGGCGCGTTTCGGCAAACGCGAGGTCGCGCGGCTGCTGAAAAACCCCGGCATTGTGCGCAACCGCCTCAAGATCGAGAGCGCCATCAAAAACGCGCGTGCCTTTCTGGAAGTGCAGGACG
The DNA window shown above is from Sulfuricaulis limicola and carries:
- a CDS encoding c-type cytochrome; protein product: MKSHKWLYPLLLPLVLFSLSAPAAEAPVDGKTFERGRYLIVAGGCNDCHTPGYPESNGKTPQAAWLAGNAVGFQGPWGTTYPANLRLTVQKLTEAQWLARARQPMRPPMPWFNLREMTDADLVAMYRFIRTLGPAGVPAPAAAAPGVAVMTPYIEFVPKNLPKHASR
- a CDS encoding OmpA/MotB family protein; the encoded protein is MKHSLYFLLAAGTILTGCVSTSTFEEKSAELAACESRAKNELAACNAARSETETRLTVVNQELDVHRKIAEANKQKLEAVQKQENVLRDRMQQELADKSVEIEQLRGQLTVRMLDKIVFRSGSANILPEGMAVLDKLVEVIADSSDIIRVEGHTDDTPISDKLKAKYPSNWELSAARASAVARYIETKHHINPKRLESLGFSEYHPVAPNDSPENKQRNRRVEIVLKPAPEAEAAPAAPAPAESGAKP
- a CDS encoding pseudouridine synthase; the encoded protein is MGIAKQPSVVTLPAAPVPYPSIVEFLCRTFPGISYDQWAQRLRAGKLLDDRGRPITADTPYLPSKRIFYFREVENEPVIPFAEQILFQDGEILVADKPHFLPVIPGGRYVEECLLNRLRARTGIAGLAPLHRLDRETAGLVVFSVNPETRGAYHGLFMRAAVEKIYHALAELNQPPPENHWTVENRIVRGEPRFRMKTVPGTVNARSHIQLVEMKDNRGLFRLQPVTGKTHQLRLHMSGLGFGIINDRVYPDLQPERDDDFDRPLQLLAREIRFHDPIAGMDREFRSERKLLW
- a CDS encoding DNA-3-methyladenine glycosylase I produces the protein MPAARRIDTAKPRCAWCGTDPLYMRYHDEEWGVPVHDERKHFEFLILEGAQAGLSWITILRKRENYREAFAGFNPERVARFGKREVARLLKNPGIVRNRLKIESAIKNARAFLEVQDEFDGFDKYVWRFVGGKPIQNRRTHMKQIPARTAESDALSKDLKKRGFSFVGSTIIYAHMQAVGMVNDHVTGCFRYKQLTRR
- a CDS encoding sulfotransferase domain-containing protein encodes the protein MSQHIQWPVKTRELHSHHFDSTIWNDFRFRDDDIVIATYAKSGTTWMQQMVAQMLFGGDPDLPVAELSPWLDLRVPPKEIKLPAVEAQTHRRIIKTHLPVDALVFSPKAKYIYVARDGRDVVWSMYNHHANANAAWYAALNDTPGRVGPPIAPPPADIRQYWREWMDQDGHPFWPFWDNLRSWWAIRHLPNVLIVHFNDLKSDMEGEMRRIARFLGIAIDEARWPDIVRYCRFDWMKQNAAKSVPLGGAFWDGGAQVFINKGVNGRWTDTLTAADNAEYEACAARELGPECARWLAHGSAALDLRRTGT